In the Sphingobium sp. Z007 genome, CTTATTCGGGTTGTTGCGCACCTTGCGCTCCTTCACGCCGGCGGCGTCCAGGAAGCGGGCGACGCGGTCGGTCGGCTGGGCGCCGGCGGCAACCCAATGCTTCGCACGCTCGGTGTCCAGAACGACGCGCTTTTCGTCGCCCTTGGGCAGGACGGGGTTGTAGCTGCCGATGCGCTCGATGAACTTGCCGTCACGCGGGGCGCGGCTGTCGGCCACGACGATGCGATAATAGGGACGCTTCTTGGAGCCGCCGCGCGACAGACGAATGGAGGTTGCCATGGAACTTGCCTTTCTACTCTAATATAATCTGTTGAAACTGCTTATTTCTTCATGAAATTATGAAAGCCCGGCGGTAATTTGGGCATCGAACCGCCCAATCCGCCCAGCCCTGACAGATCGGGACCGCCAGCCCCGCCATCCGGCCCGCCAACGCCGCCCAATCCGCCCATACCACCACCGCCGGCGAACATCTTGGCCAGGCCTTTCAGGCCGCCCATCTTGCGGATCTTCTTCATCGCGCCTTCCATTTCCTGATGCATTTTCAGGAGGCGGTTGACGTCCTGCACGGTCCGCCCGGCACCCTTGGCGATGCGGATCTTGCGCTTGGCGTTGATGAGGGCGGGCTTCTCCCGCTCCTTGGGCGTCATGGAGCCGATCAGAGCGTCCAGATGCACCAGCGTCTTGTCGTTCGCGCCGCTATTGGCCATCGCCTGCTGCGCCTTTTTGAGGCCCGGCAACATGCCCGCCAGCGCGCCCAGGCCGCCCATGCGGCGCATCTGGTTCAACTGGCTGCGCAGGTCGTTCATGTCGAACTGACCCTTGGCCATCTTCTTGGCCAGCTTGTCGGCTTCTTCCGCGTCAATCGTCTCGGCGGCGCGCTCGACCAGGCTGACGACGTCGCCCATGCCCAGGATGCGCTGCGCGACGCGTTGCGGATGGAACAGCTCAAGCGCATCGAGCTTTTCGCCGGTGCCGGCAAACTTGATCGGACGACCGGTAACGGCGCGCATCGACAGCGCCGCGCCACCGCGCGCATCGCCGTCCATCCGGGTCAGCACCACGCCGGTCAGCGGCACCTGCGTCGAGAAGTTCGTCGCGACATTGACCGCGTCCTGGCCAGTCAGCGAATCGACCACCAGCAGGATTTCGGCAGGATTGGAAGCGTCGGCGACCGCCTTCATCTCGTCCATCAACGCCTGATCGACATGCAGACGACCGGCGGTGTCGAGCATCACCACGTCGAAGCCCTGGAGCTTGGCCGACTGGAGAGCGCGCTTGGCGATATCGACCGGCTGCTGTCCCGCCACGATCGGCA is a window encoding:
- the ffh gene encoding signal recognition particle protein; the encoded protein is MMFDSLSDRLSGVFDKLRGRGALTEDDVRAAMREVRIALLEADVALPVVRQFVDQATERAVGSDVLRSVTPGQMVVKIVSDTLTETLGSEASDLLIDVTPPAVIMMVGLQGSGKTTTTAKIAKRLKEKERKKVLMASLDVQRPAAQEQLAVLGTQIDVATLPIVAGQQPVDIAKRALQSAKLQGFDVVMLDTAGRLHVDQALMDEMKAVADASNPAEILLVVDSLTGQDAVNVATNFSTQVPLTGVVLTRMDGDARGGAALSMRAVTGRPIKFAGTGEKLDALELFHPQRVAQRILGMGDVVSLVERAAETIDAEEADKLAKKMAKGQFDMNDLRSQLNQMRRMGGLGALAGMLPGLKKAQQAMANSGANDKTLVHLDALIGSMTPKEREKPALINAKRKIRIAKGAGRTVQDVNRLLKMHQEMEGAMKKIRKMGGLKGLAKMFAGGGGMGGLGGVGGPDGGAGGPDLSGLGGLGGSMPKLPPGFHNFMKK
- the rpsP gene encoding 30S ribosomal protein S16, whose amino-acid sequence is MATSIRLSRGGSKKRPYYRIVVADSRAPRDGKFIERIGSYNPVLPKGDEKRVVLDTERAKHWVAAGAQPTDRVARFLDAAGVKERKVRNNPNKAEPGQKAKDRAEDRATKAAEAAEAAEAAKAAAEEAAKAPVEEAPAAEEAAPAEEAAAPAEEAAAEKTEG